In Spirochaeta thermophila DSM 6578, the following proteins share a genomic window:
- the larE gene encoding ATP-dependent sacrificial sulfur transferase LarE: protein MDLSLIEKEEDRLVEVLKGYGRIAVGFSGGVDSTFLAVVAREVLGKDAVRAYTLLPPHVARWEAAEAAELARRFDLPHRLIEVPFVEEVRENPPDRCYRCKRILFGAIKRMAEEDGYPVVCDGTNASDPEEDRPGMRALRELGVRSPLREAGLTKERIRDLSRAFGLPTWDKPPYSCLITRIPHGVRVDEALFRRIEEAELLFLRAGFRQVRVRHHGDLARIELGSDDLERFLSSGDRDGIVARCKELGYRYVTLDLEGYRTGSMSVKEGTCGSA, encoded by the coding sequence ATGGATCTTTCTCTTATCGAAAAAGAGGAAGATAGGCTCGTGGAGGTCCTCAAGGGATATGGCAGGATCGCGGTCGGTTTCTCTGGAGGGGTGGACAGCACCTTCCTCGCCGTGGTGGCGAGGGAGGTGCTCGGGAAAGATGCGGTGAGGGCCTATACCCTCCTTCCGCCCCATGTGGCACGTTGGGAGGCCGCGGAGGCGGCCGAGCTCGCGCGGCGCTTCGACCTGCCACACCGCCTCATCGAGGTGCCGTTCGTCGAGGAGGTCCGGGAGAACCCTCCCGATCGGTGCTACCGGTGCAAGCGGATCCTTTTTGGGGCCATCAAGCGGATGGCGGAGGAGGACGGGTATCCGGTGGTGTGCGACGGCACCAATGCGAGCGATCCCGAGGAGGACAGGCCGGGGATGCGAGCCCTGAGGGAGCTGGGGGTGAGGAGCCCGCTGCGGGAGGCCGGTCTCACCAAGGAACGGATACGGGATCTCTCCCGCGCGTTCGGGCTTCCCACCTGGGACAAGCCGCCGTACTCGTGCCTCATCACCCGGATTCCGCACGGTGTTCGTGTCGACGAGGCCCTCTTCAGGCGTATCGAGGAGGCCGAGCTCCTGTTCCTCAGGGCGGGTTTCCGGCAGGTGCGGGTGCGCCATCACGGGGATCTGGCCCGGATCGAGCTCGGGAGTGACGACCTCGAGCGTTTCCTCTCCTCCGGGGACCGGGACGGGATCGTGGCCCGGTGCAAGGAACTCGGGTACCGCTATGTGACCCTCGATCTGGAGGGCTACAGGACGGGGAGTATGTCCGTCAAGGAGGGCACCTGTGGATCGGCGTGA
- the larC gene encoding nickel pincer cofactor biosynthesis protein LarC, with protein sequence MRKILYYDCSVGIAGDMNLGALVDLGVPVEYVREGLSSLGVDEPLEFDVWEEERAGIKGKRIKVRGVEEWVEEDAEGSHPHEEDHGHAGHSHAEGAAHGHGHATHLHHDEGRSHHGKGSAHHHHHEHRTFGEIAALIERSGLSEGVKRRSLAIFRTIAEAEAKVHGSTPEEVHFHEVGAKDALVDVVGAALALEYLGVDEVWASPVQLGGGWVRCAHGVLPVPAPATAEIVKGMPVRMGLVERELTTPTGAAVLAAVVDRFVERPAFVPLRVGYGVGTRRLSVPNVLRVYLGEASEGLARTEQVVVSCTVDDMLPEDVSRAVDVLLEAGARDVVVRPVIMKRGRPGHEVSVLADQALAERMVYLLLRHTTTFGCRLHTVGKVELERSFEEVQTPYGTFRLKRASLGGEPSSVKWEYRDLEASSRRTGIPIPRLRALLGRYLADAYGQKGDGRL encoded by the coding sequence GTGAGAAAGATTCTCTACTACGATTGCAGTGTGGGTATCGCAGGGGATATGAACCTGGGGGCGCTCGTCGACCTGGGGGTTCCGGTGGAATACGTGAGGGAAGGACTCTCCTCGCTTGGAGTCGACGAGCCGCTCGAGTTCGACGTGTGGGAGGAGGAACGCGCCGGGATAAAGGGGAAACGGATCAAGGTGAGGGGCGTGGAGGAGTGGGTGGAGGAGGATGCCGAAGGGTCGCATCCTCATGAGGAGGATCATGGTCATGCGGGACATAGCCATGCCGAAGGGGCAGCCCATGGGCATGGGCACGCCACCCATCTCCACCACGACGAGGGGCGCTCCCACCATGGGAAGGGATCTGCCCATCACCACCATCACGAGCACCGCACGTTCGGGGAGATCGCTGCGCTCATCGAACGGAGCGGGTTGTCCGAAGGGGTGAAGAGGCGGTCGCTGGCCATATTCCGCACGATCGCCGAGGCCGAGGCGAAGGTCCACGGCAGCACCCCCGAAGAGGTGCACTTCCACGAGGTGGGGGCCAAGGATGCCCTGGTCGATGTGGTGGGGGCGGCCCTCGCGCTCGAGTACCTCGGTGTGGACGAGGTGTGGGCCTCGCCCGTGCAGCTCGGTGGGGGGTGGGTGAGGTGCGCCCATGGCGTCCTCCCCGTGCCCGCACCCGCCACGGCGGAGATCGTGAAGGGTATGCCGGTGCGTATGGGACTCGTGGAGAGGGAGCTCACCACCCCCACGGGGGCGGCCGTCCTGGCGGCGGTGGTGGACCGGTTCGTGGAGCGGCCCGCATTCGTGCCCCTGCGGGTGGGCTACGGGGTGGGAACCCGCAGGCTCTCCGTACCGAACGTGCTCAGGGTCTACCTGGGGGAGGCTTCCGAGGGGCTTGCCCGCACGGAGCAGGTGGTGGTCTCCTGTACGGTCGACGACATGCTCCCCGAGGATGTGAGCCGGGCGGTGGATGTCCTCCTCGAGGCCGGGGCCCGCGATGTGGTGGTGCGACCCGTGATCATGAAGCGGGGGCGTCCGGGCCATGAGGTTTCGGTCCTCGCCGATCAGGCCCTCGCCGAGAGGATGGTGTATCTCCTCCTCCGGCATACCACCACGTTCGGGTGCAGGCTCCACACCGTGGGCAAGGTGGAGCTCGAGCGTTCTTTCGAGGAGGTCCAGACCCCTTACGGCACGTTCAGATTGAAGCGAGCCTCGCTCGGGGGGGAACCTTCCTCGGTCAAGTGGGAGTACCGCGACCTGGAAGCGTCCTCCCGGCGGACCGGGATACCCATCCCCCGGCTCAGGGCCCTCCTGGGAAGGTACCTCGCAGACGCGTATGGACAGAAAGGGGATGGGCGTCTATGA
- a CDS encoding adenylate/guanylate cyclase domain-containing protein: MKIHRLLYLLVLGGGLLGALEGEGGIYRLEREDLTHGTFLEGNVPFYWERLIQEPPREGPTLLLPVDRPWTRAVNPRTGVPFPAAGYATYRFHLILPQHPPEEPLAIRLQNITSAHRLLLGGKTILEEGRISPDAARHVAGIRTRMITFWPPSGEFDLWLQVQNVEDRLGGLQNPPYLGYASAVRSFHERKLMLDLFVFGSILIIAVYHLILFFTRSKEKEYLFFGLFASSLALRAGLTETRFLHDLLSFLPCPLLIRAEIISVYVAAASLFLYFHRLFPHEELRPLSVLHYTVTGAFTLMGVFLPFRLFTELHIYYEYYLVASCLVLLAWLVRALVHRREQALLFTMGMLVLTFTVMNDVLFSIYQRGSGYLSQYGLIVFLLVQALILARKYAHVYNAMREASWKAETMATLYSRFVPFTILRLLGKEGVESLRGGEHTTCELSVMVCSLMPLVSLSEKIAPHQTSAFLSSYARQIIPVVKDHGGIFESFLGEKMTFLFPGEPEEAVQSIFALFRFLREYNAGRAAAGYEPAGLSIGASHGRALLAMVSAGDRLAYTGIGEVFSLAAEVEGLTRVFGAAVLITDQLFPALARVEESSYRFLGRLRTPQRVIPLFEVIDPEDAVKRSTASMFERALYAYCLGALDEAEKGFLEVLSHAPEDKAAAFYLKRVQIHTGEGTQRLESGHPEIL; encoded by the coding sequence ATGAAGATTCACCGCCTGCTGTACCTTCTGGTGCTGGGGGGAGGGTTGCTCGGCGCATTGGAGGGTGAGGGGGGAATCTATCGTCTCGAACGAGAGGACCTCACACACGGCACCTTCCTCGAAGGGAACGTGCCCTTCTACTGGGAAAGGCTCATCCAGGAACCGCCGCGTGAAGGCCCCACGCTCCTCCTCCCGGTCGACAGACCGTGGACGCGGGCCGTCAACCCGAGAACCGGTGTGCCGTTCCCGGCCGCTGGGTACGCCACCTACCGGTTCCATCTCATCCTCCCTCAGCACCCTCCGGAGGAACCTCTCGCCATCAGGCTCCAGAACATCACGAGCGCCCATCGCCTCCTCCTCGGGGGAAAGACCATCCTCGAGGAAGGCCGCATCTCGCCCGATGCCGCCCGCCATGTCGCAGGCATCCGCACCCGGATGATCACCTTCTGGCCTCCCTCGGGGGAATTCGACCTCTGGCTCCAGGTCCAGAACGTGGAGGACCGCCTCGGAGGCCTCCAGAATCCCCCTTACCTGGGCTACGCCTCGGCCGTACGTTCCTTCCACGAGCGCAAACTCATGCTCGACCTGTTCGTCTTCGGGAGTATCCTCATCATCGCCGTCTACCACCTCATCCTCTTCTTCACCCGCTCGAAGGAGAAGGAATACCTCTTCTTCGGGCTCTTCGCCTCTTCCCTCGCCCTCCGTGCCGGGCTCACCGAGACACGGTTCCTCCACGACCTCCTCTCCTTCCTCCCCTGCCCCCTCCTCATCAGGGCGGAGATCATCTCCGTCTATGTCGCGGCCGCGTCGCTGTTCCTCTACTTCCACCGGCTTTTCCCCCACGAGGAGCTACGCCCCCTCTCCGTCCTCCACTACACCGTCACCGGGGCCTTCACCCTCATGGGGGTGTTCCTTCCGTTCCGTCTCTTCACCGAACTCCACATCTACTACGAGTACTACCTCGTCGCCTCGTGTCTGGTGTTGCTCGCCTGGCTCGTACGGGCCCTCGTCCATCGGAGGGAACAGGCCCTCCTCTTCACCATGGGTATGCTCGTCCTCACCTTCACGGTGATGAACGACGTGCTCTTCAGCATCTACCAGAGGGGGAGCGGGTACCTCTCCCAGTACGGCCTCATCGTCTTCCTCCTCGTCCAGGCCCTCATCCTCGCACGCAAGTACGCTCACGTGTACAATGCCATGAGGGAGGCCTCCTGGAAGGCCGAGACCATGGCCACCCTCTACTCCCGTTTCGTGCCGTTCACCATACTGCGCCTCTTGGGCAAGGAGGGAGTGGAAAGCCTGAGAGGAGGGGAACACACCACATGCGAGCTCTCGGTGATGGTCTGTTCACTCATGCCTCTCGTCTCGCTCTCGGAGAAGATAGCCCCGCACCAGACGAGCGCCTTCCTCTCCTCCTACGCCCGCCAGATCATCCCCGTGGTGAAGGACCACGGCGGGATCTTCGAGTCCTTCCTGGGAGAGAAGATGACCTTCCTCTTCCCCGGCGAGCCCGAGGAAGCGGTGCAGAGCATCTTCGCCCTGTTCCGCTTCCTGCGTGAGTACAACGCGGGCCGTGCCGCCGCAGGTTACGAACCCGCAGGTCTCTCCATCGGCGCCTCCCATGGCCGGGCACTCCTCGCCATGGTCTCCGCGGGCGACAGACTCGCCTACACCGGCATCGGGGAGGTCTTCTCCCTGGCCGCCGAGGTGGAGGGGCTCACCCGGGTGTTCGGAGCCGCGGTCCTCATCACCGACCAGCTCTTCCCCGCCCTCGCGAGGGTGGAAGAGTCCTCCTACCGGTTCCTGGGCCGGCTCCGCACCCCCCAGAGGGTGATCCCCCTCTTCGAGGTCATAGATCCTGAGGACGCGGTGAAGCGATCGACCGCGTCCATGTTCGAACGAGCGCTCTACGCCTACTGCCTGGGAGCACTGGACGAGGCCGAGAAGGGCTTCCTGGAGGTGCTCTCCCACGCACCCGAGGACAAGGCGGCGGCCTTCTACCTCAAACGCGTGCAGATCCACACCGGGGAGGGGACCCAGCGGCTCGAGAGCGGCCATCCCGAAATCCTCTGA
- a CDS encoding TrpB-like pyridoxal phosphate-dependent enzyme, producing MQRKILLSEKDLPSHWYNILADLPGGPLDPPLHPVTKQPLSPDELSALFPRALIEQEMSGERWIEIPEEVRKILALWRPTPLYRAYQLEQALETPARIYFKWEGASPPGSHKPNTSVAQAYYNRKEGITRLTTETGAGQWGSSLAFAGRLFGMEVRVYMVKVSYEGKPYRRIMMETWGAECIPSPSPRTKVGKAILEKDPDSPGSLGIAISEAVEEAVEREDTHYALGSVLNHVLLHQTVIGLECRKQLELASDYPDVVIGCVGGGSNFGGIALPFAYDKIHGKDVRLVAVEPSACPTLTKGVYTYDYGDTGKMTPIVRMHTLGHDFVPPGIHAGGLRYHGMAPIVSRLVKEGVVEARAYHQRAVFEAAVLFARTEGFIVAPETAHAIKACVDEALAAKEEGKERVILVNASGHGHFDMAAYQQYFEGRLEDYEYPEEKIREALSALPQV from the coding sequence CCGGATGAGCTCTCCGCCCTCTTCCCCCGGGCCCTCATCGAACAGGAGATGAGCGGCGAGCGGTGGATCGAGATTCCCGAGGAGGTGCGGAAGATCCTCGCCCTCTGGCGGCCCACGCCGCTCTACCGGGCCTACCAGCTTGAACAGGCCCTCGAGACCCCGGCTCGTATCTACTTCAAGTGGGAGGGTGCCTCTCCTCCGGGTTCCCACAAGCCCAATACCTCGGTGGCCCAGGCCTACTACAACAGGAAGGAAGGGATCACCAGGCTCACCACGGAGACGGGGGCGGGCCAGTGGGGGAGCAGCCTCGCCTTCGCGGGCAGGCTCTTCGGGATGGAGGTGCGGGTCTACATGGTGAAGGTGAGCTACGAGGGCAAGCCCTACAGGCGCATCATGATGGAGACGTGGGGCGCCGAGTGCATACCCAGTCCCTCACCCCGCACCAAGGTGGGCAAGGCCATCCTCGAGAAGGATCCCGACTCGCCCGGTTCCCTCGGTATCGCCATAAGCGAGGCCGTGGAGGAGGCGGTGGAACGGGAGGACACCCACTACGCCCTCGGTTCGGTGCTCAACCACGTGCTGCTCCACCAGACCGTGATCGGCCTCGAGTGCAGGAAGCAGCTCGAACTCGCGAGTGACTATCCCGATGTGGTCATAGGCTGTGTGGGTGGGGGATCGAACTTCGGGGGTATCGCCCTTCCCTTCGCCTACGACAAGATCCATGGGAAGGACGTACGCCTCGTGGCGGTGGAGCCGTCGGCGTGTCCCACCCTCACCAAAGGGGTCTATACGTACGACTACGGCGACACGGGGAAGATGACCCCCATCGTGAGGATGCACACCCTGGGGCACGACTTCGTCCCGCCGGGCATCCATGCAGGAGGCCTGCGGTATCACGGCATGGCGCCCATCGTCTCACGTCTGGTGAAGGAGGGGGTGGTCGAGGCCCGTGCCTACCATCAGAGGGCGGTCTTCGAGGCCGCGGTCCTCTTCGCCCGCACCGAGGGGTTCATCGTGGCGCCCGAGACGGCCCATGCGATCAAGGCCTGCGTGGACGAGGCCCTCGCGGCGAAGGAAGAAGGGAAGGAGCGGGTCATCCTGGTGAACGCATCGGGTCACGGGCACTTCGACATGGCGGCCTACCAGCAGTACTTCGAGGGCAGGCTCGAGGATTACGAGTATCCCGAGGAGAAGATCAGGGAGGCGCTCTCGGCGCTCCCCCAGGTCTGA